The following are encoded in a window of Falco biarmicus isolate bFalBia1 chromosome 8, bFalBia1.pri, whole genome shotgun sequence genomic DNA:
- the DAPL1 gene encoding death-associated protein-like 1 codes for MVRRKRVSPFPSLGRCPPAVKAGGMRVSKKQVNGPVEKNTKLPGKEKTSAIASFSKTRNMSVLLAGVLSKMSHKINAAALQVAHQKPQPALEKFILPKRMYVIQQPRKC; via the exons ATGGTGCGAAGAAAGCGCGTTTCGCCGTTCCCGTCGCTGGGCCGGTGCCCTCCCGCAG tcAAAGCCGGAGGTATGAGAGTTTCTAAAAAGCAAGTAAATGGACCTGTTGAGAAAAATACTAAacttccaggaaaagaaaaaacaag TGCTATTGCCAGTTTTTCAAAAACTCGGAACATGAGTGTCTTGCTAGCAGGAGTGCTAAGCAAA ATGAGCCACAAAATTAATGCAGCAGCATTACAAGTGGCTCACCAAAAGCCACAGCCTGCCCTGGAGAAGTTCATACTGCCTAAAAGAATGTACGTTATTCAACAGCCACGGAAATGTTAA